One region of Agelaius phoeniceus isolate bAgePho1 chromosome 12, bAgePho1.hap1, whole genome shotgun sequence genomic DNA includes:
- the MARVELD3 gene encoding MARVEL domain-containing protein 3, with amino-acid sequence APSDGAGPSPVGASTTLEKCRRGGGERTRRSSPRQRYPGAARPGPPAPAPAERGRAGPWRSGAAPVPRGGNVPGRAGGEGSGGQRAVRAAGGRPRGLRVATGAGRTGLAAARGLDGSLPSLPSSLLSAIPAPEAEGPRGSRTVPGSLERRHCLYLHTGRAFCQMVEVLLAVLILVCSSVSCGSAGGYTGLPALGGIYYYQYGGAYSGFGGAEGERAQQLDQRFYLLKLPIARAAMVVGGCLLVFPCVLILVSVLQVPWHFPAWLLIECTLYAVIAVSTVPALYYFLHSLLSVYNSSVCKEREQLYQSKGYQGFWCSLHGAEIAAGLLGCMAAMAYLLSAGLAVRDYRTVHEQKQKPLQL; translated from the exons GCACCTTCAGACGGGGCAGGGCCTAGCCCGGTCGGAGCTTCCACCACTTTAGAGAAGTGCCGGCGGGGCGGAGGCGAGAGGACGAGACGGAGTTCACCGCGCCAGCGGTACCCcggggcggcccggcccggccccccgGCCCCAGCgccggcggagcggggccgcgccgggccaTGGCGGAGCGGGGCTGCCCCCGTGCCGCGCGGGGGGAACGTGCCGGGGCGGGCAGGCGGTGAGGGCAGCGGCGGGCAGCGGGCGGTGAGGGCAGCGGGCGGGAGGCCGCGAGGGCTCCGGGTCGCCACCGGGGCTGGGCGGACCGGACTGGCGGCGGCGAGGGGCCTGGACGGgtcactgccatccctgccatcatCTCTCCTTAGCGCCATACCCGCACCAGAGGCAGAGGGGCCGCGGGGAAGCCGCACCGTGCCGGGGTCGCTGGAGCGCCGCCACTGCCTGTACCTGCACACAGGCCGGG CCTTCTGCCAGATGGTGGAGGTCCTGCTCGCCGTCCTGATCCTGGTCTGCAGCTCCGTGTCCTGTGGCTCGGCGGGAGGATACACCGGCCTCCCCGCCCTGGGGGGCATCTACTACTACCAGTACGGCGGGGCCTACAGCGGCTTCGGCGGAGCGGAGGGGGAGCGAGCCCAGCAGCTTGACCAACGTTTCTACCTACTGAAGCTGCCCATTGCAAGGGCAGCGATGGTCGTGGGAGGGTGTCTCCTGGTCTTCCCTTGTGTTCTAATTTTGGTTAGTGTTCTGCAGGTCCCGTGGCACTTCCCAGCATGGCTGCTAATTGAATGCACCTTGTACGCAGTGATTGCAGTTAGCACAGTGCCTGCTCTGTACTATTTCCTCCATTCTCTGCTGAGCGTTTATAATTCATCAGTGTGCAAAGAGAGAGAGCAGCTTTATCAAAGCAAAGGCTATCAGGGCTTCTGGTGCAGCTTGCATGGGGCAGAGATTGCTGCTGGCCTATTGGGCTGCATGGCTGCCATGGCATACCTGCTCAGTGCAGGCCTAGCTGTCAGAGATTACAGGACAGTTCATGAACAGAAACAGAAGCCACTGCAATTATAA